Sequence from the Pyramidobacter piscolens W5455 genome:
TGTGCGAAAGACGTTTATGAAACGTCCTATCGGCGGCGTGAAAACGCCTTTAAGGCCGCTGGAGCTATGCTGCTCGAGTTCCGCACGACGGCGCCTCTGGCCGTCGGCCTGGGCGGAAAAAACGTGTTGGAAAACGGACTTTCCTTGGAACACACGTATGGCGTTCCCATCATTCCCGCCAGCTCTCTGAAGGGCGTTCTTGCCGCTTACTGCGCCGAGGCGCTGAAAAACGCTGCGCCCGGCGGGGAGGCCGCCGCCGCGTGGCTCGAAAACAGCAAAGTTATCTTCGGAAGCGCCGCCGCGGACGGAGCGTCGGCGAAGGGATACGTGCGCTTTCACGATGCCTGGATCACCCCCGAGAGCCTTGAAAACTGTCTTCACGACGACGTCGTCACGTGCCATCACCGCGGCTATTACAGCCAGCAAGAGCCTGCTGTCCCCAGCGATTTTGACGACCCCGTTCCCGTCAGCTTTGTTTCCGTCGGAGGTACGTTTCTGGTCGTTTGCGACTGCGAAGAACCCGACGCCAGCAGGAAAAAAGCCATTCTGGCAGAGATTGGAAAACTGTTCGAACGTGTCTTGGGCGAGCGCGGCGTTGGCGCGAAGCGCAGTTCGGGATACGGACGGCTGAACCGGCAGCTGTCGACGCAGGAAAAGCAGGAAGCACACC
This genomic interval carries:
- the cmr6 gene encoding type III-B CRISPR module RAMP protein Cmr6, coding for MNSCRKALDCLCNNDGASNASLVMERFLAEIEDASKDARGGDNAIMARTRLYEQMKKALKCAKDVYETSYRRRENAFKAAGAMLLEFRTTAPLAVGLGGKNVLENGLSLEHTYGVPIIPASSLKGVLAAYCAEALKNAAPGGEAAAAWLENSKVIFGSAAADGASAKGYVRFHDAWITPESLENCLHDDVVTCHHRGYYSQQEPAVPSDFDDPVPVSFVSVGGTFLVVCDCEEPDASRKKAILAEIGKLFERVLGERGVGAKRSSGYGRLNRQLSTQEKQEAHREAQREIARKDGMKYIEGDIVEAMCCGFRKVKGKAKPRYKLVDEDSAQNVSFSPGIPHAREGETFRAKVTACDLEKKTYTLELIEEP